The following DNA comes from Pseudomonadota bacterium.
ATCGCATCAACCGCTATCTTTACCATTGATGTTATAATTCTTCTACTTTAAGATATTTTTTACCTTTGTAGTAGCCGCATTTCGGACAAACAATATGCGGCAGTTTGGGCTCTTTACAATTCGGGCAAAGCCCGACATTCACGGGTGCAGCCTTAT
Coding sequences within:
- the rpmF gene encoding 50S ribosomal protein L32 is translated as MAVPKRKTSQSKRDKRRTHYKAAPVNVGLCPNCKEPKLPHIVCPKCGYYKGKKYLKVEEL